The following are encoded in a window of Telmatobacter sp. DSM 110680 genomic DNA:
- a CDS encoding MotA/TolQ/ExbB proton channel family protein, which translates to MGGIALGVLILLLIASLYSWTIILGKMGTFSKATRESRNFVNAFRRATRLQEVAAFADNYKSSPLAQVYVDVYETYKRQTGGSGPPKNLTPLERSAQTAASEAITALERRLTWLATIAATSPFIGLFGTVMGVVDAFHGLGTAGAATLRAVAPGISEALITTAAGLFVAVPAVVAYNQFAARIRVFAAATDDFCRELLNSLEEIPARSSAPREEPQEVARGFRD; encoded by the coding sequence ATGGGAGGCATAGCCTTAGGCGTTTTGATCCTCCTGCTCATCGCCAGCCTCTACTCGTGGACCATCATTCTGGGCAAGATGGGTACTTTTAGCAAGGCGACCCGCGAGAGCCGCAACTTCGTTAACGCCTTTCGCCGTGCGACGCGTCTGCAGGAAGTGGCAGCGTTTGCTGACAACTACAAGTCCAGCCCGCTGGCGCAGGTCTATGTGGACGTCTATGAGACCTACAAACGGCAGACCGGCGGCTCGGGCCCACCCAAGAATCTGACCCCATTGGAGCGTTCCGCCCAGACCGCGGCGAGCGAAGCCATTACCGCGCTTGAACGCCGTCTTACCTGGCTGGCAACCATCGCGGCTACCAGCCCCTTTATCGGATTGTTCGGAACAGTGATGGGCGTGGTCGACGCCTTTCACGGCCTGGGAACGGCGGGCGCTGCAACGCTGCGTGCTGTGGCTCCGGGCATTTCAGAAGCGCTAATCACCACCGCCGCAGGTTTGTTTGTCGCGGTACCTGCCGTTGTGGCTTACAACCAGTTCGCTGCCCGCATTCGCGTGTTTGCGGCGGCAACGGACGACTTCTGCCGCGAACTACTGAACTCGCTTGAAGAGATTCCAGCGCGCAGTTCTGCACCGCGAGAAGAACCTCAAGAGGTTGCACGTGGCTTTCGCGACTAG
- the recN gene encoding DNA repair protein RecN, which yields MLVELRAENYAVIDHAIAVFGPGLNLLTGETGAGKSILVDALALLMGGKSSTEIVRHGADKAVVACVFESTPAAETVLEENGIDAEGNEIILRREILSSGKGRVFVNNQPATVAVLRLLAPELALVHAQSETLSSFDQTQQRILLDRFASISTDEVAAAYEAWRAAQNKLDELLTNEQDRLRMVDLWSFQAKEISGASLLAGEDEALETEKRVLANAEKLYAAAMSAFDQLYEGGASAEAALRAAGRNLDELARYDEKFKESAQQIESARATVGDVSATLRDYAERINASPERLAEIEDRLALLDRLKRKYGKTVADVIALGEEVGRKLAEVEDRDETLKTLRATLAKTAEAYKQAAESLGAQRKSAGTKLAKLAETQINSLAMKVRFEISVTNRQDEAAWTAYGWDEVEYRIATNPGEPLKPLHEIASGGEMSRVMLALKVAVEEAAAKTRKKLPTPRTLVFDEIDIGIGGRAADAVGQKLKALGRAQQVLCVTHLPQIAAFADQHFVVEKKEDHGRTKMHIRLLDDRARTHEVARMLSGAKVTDTSLQHAAQMIATSR from the coding sequence ATGCTTGTCGAACTTCGCGCCGAAAATTACGCCGTAATTGATCACGCCATCGCCGTCTTTGGCCCGGGATTGAATCTCCTGACCGGTGAGACGGGTGCGGGTAAATCTATTCTTGTAGATGCGCTTGCGCTGCTCATGGGGGGCAAGTCTTCCACCGAAATCGTCCGCCATGGCGCGGACAAAGCTGTTGTTGCGTGTGTTTTTGAGTCGACTCCCGCGGCGGAAACAGTCCTTGAGGAGAATGGCATTGACGCCGAAGGCAACGAAATCATCCTTCGCCGCGAGATTCTCTCCTCGGGAAAAGGCCGGGTCTTCGTGAACAACCAACCCGCTACGGTGGCCGTGCTTCGCCTGCTCGCGCCTGAACTAGCTCTGGTGCACGCTCAGTCTGAGACCCTCTCAAGCTTCGATCAGACGCAGCAACGAATTTTGCTTGATCGGTTCGCTTCCATCTCGACCGACGAAGTAGCTGCCGCTTATGAAGCCTGGCGAGCCGCGCAAAACAAACTCGACGAGTTGCTCACCAACGAGCAGGATCGCCTCCGCATGGTGGACCTGTGGAGCTTTCAGGCCAAAGAAATCAGCGGCGCCAGTCTCCTTGCCGGAGAAGATGAAGCGCTCGAAACAGAGAAGCGCGTCCTCGCTAACGCCGAGAAACTGTATGCCGCTGCGATGAGTGCCTTCGATCAGCTTTATGAAGGTGGAGCGTCCGCAGAGGCAGCCCTGCGGGCCGCCGGACGCAATCTCGACGAGCTCGCACGTTACGACGAGAAATTCAAAGAGTCCGCGCAGCAGATTGAATCCGCGCGAGCGACGGTGGGCGACGTAAGTGCGACGCTGCGCGATTACGCCGAGCGCATTAACGCTTCTCCTGAACGCCTTGCCGAAATCGAAGACCGCCTTGCGCTTCTCGACCGGTTGAAACGCAAGTACGGTAAGACCGTGGCCGATGTGATTGCGCTGGGCGAAGAAGTTGGGCGCAAACTGGCTGAAGTGGAGGATCGCGACGAGACTTTGAAGACGCTTCGCGCCACTCTAGCCAAAACAGCCGAAGCCTACAAGCAGGCGGCCGAGTCACTCGGTGCTCAACGCAAATCCGCCGGTACCAAACTTGCGAAGCTCGCCGAAACTCAAATCAACTCCCTTGCGATGAAGGTGCGGTTTGAGATTTCGGTTACGAACCGCCAGGACGAAGCTGCTTGGACTGCGTATGGCTGGGATGAAGTGGAATATCGCATCGCTACGAATCCCGGCGAGCCTTTGAAACCGCTGCACGAGATAGCCTCAGGCGGAGAGATGTCGCGTGTGATGTTGGCATTGAAAGTGGCCGTCGAAGAGGCTGCGGCGAAGACCCGCAAAAAGCTGCCCACTCCGCGCACCTTGGTATTCGACGAAATCGACATCGGCATCGGGGGCCGCGCTGCTGACGCCGTGGGACAGAAACTAAAGGCGCTGGGGCGCGCGCAGCAGGTCCTCTGCGTGACGCACCTGCCGCAGATTGCCGCCTTCGCCGATCAGCACTTTGTTGTCGAGAAGAAAGAAGACCACGGCCGCACCAAGATGCACATACGTCTGCTCGATGACCGCGCCCGCACCCACGAAGTTGCGCGCATGCTCTCCGGCGCCAAGGTGACGGATACGAGCCTGCAGCACGCCGCGCAGATGATTGCTACCAGTCGCTAG
- a CDS encoding biopolymer transporter ExbD, which translates to MAFATSNGKTQSSLADINITPLVDVVLVLLVIFMITAPVLQSGIEVNVPKTRTVKEITEQRLVVTIDRDQQVFLGDKPVNVHDLGQRLHDASNASSKQVIYLRADERVPFGAFASVMDAVKQAGITNISIVTRPVDEKGK; encoded by the coding sequence GTGGCTTTCGCGACTAGCAACGGAAAAACGCAGTCGTCCCTCGCGGACATTAACATCACACCGCTGGTCGACGTGGTGCTGGTGTTGCTGGTGATCTTTATGATCACAGCGCCGGTGTTGCAATCAGGTATCGAGGTCAACGTTCCCAAGACGCGCACGGTGAAGGAGATTACCGAGCAGCGCCTGGTGGTGACGATCGATCGCGATCAGCAGGTTTTTCTTGGCGACAAGCCGGTAAACGTACACGACCTCGGTCAGCGGCTTCACGATGCAAGCAATGCATCGAGCAAACAGGTGATCTATCTTCGCGCCGATGAGCGAGTGCCGTTTGGTGCTTTCGCCAGCGTGATGGACGCGGTGAAACAGGCCGGCATTACGAATATTTCGATTGTGACGCGGCCCGTGGACGAGAAGGGGAAATAG
- a CDS encoding TonB C-terminal domain-containing protein: MSSYYQVGGHFQEGLAPEPLAKPAAGAVLLHCGIVIAIVLYGVIGGYFHHNLWGGAGPGGAIQVNITSSLPLPSDHPPNQNVLATEKPSEAPAPPAPKVKQAEDETAIPIVGKPKKPEHEQAVKTPPKQQPVPQNRAQYGEQAGSVLPKATSQGASVGPTSVTDANFGSLFGWYVDNINRKMDANGYRSLADPHTPRGARSYISFMIARDGSVSQVRLDRSSNSPTWDTACVRAAQRVDTFGPLPAQYRGSSLMVSFYCEY; the protein is encoded by the coding sequence ATGAGCAGCTACTACCAGGTCGGTGGGCATTTCCAGGAGGGGCTGGCGCCCGAGCCATTGGCCAAACCAGCGGCAGGAGCGGTCTTGCTCCACTGCGGCATTGTCATCGCCATCGTGCTCTACGGAGTTATTGGCGGGTATTTCCACCACAACCTCTGGGGTGGCGCTGGCCCCGGCGGCGCGATCCAGGTGAATATCACCAGTTCCCTTCCGCTACCTTCCGATCATCCTCCTAATCAAAATGTGCTGGCCACCGAGAAGCCGAGCGAAGCGCCTGCACCGCCTGCGCCGAAGGTGAAGCAGGCTGAAGACGAGACAGCCATTCCAATTGTGGGCAAGCCGAAGAAGCCGGAGCACGAGCAAGCGGTGAAGACGCCGCCGAAGCAACAGCCGGTCCCGCAAAATCGCGCGCAGTATGGTGAGCAGGCTGGATCGGTGCTGCCCAAGGCAACATCGCAAGGCGCGTCGGTTGGGCCTACTTCCGTGACCGACGCCAACTTTGGAAGCCTGTTCGGATGGTACGTCGACAACATCAACCGCAAGATGGATGCGAACGGCTATCGGTCGCTTGCAGATCCACACACGCCCCGCGGAGCGCGTTCGTATATCTCGTTCATGATCGCTCGCGATGGATCAGTAAGCCAAGTGAGGCTGGATCGCTCAAGTAACAGTCCTACTTGGGATACAGCCTGCGTTCGCGCCGCGCAACGCGTTGATACCTTTGGCCCATTGCCGGCACAGTACCGAGGGAGCAGCCTGATGGTGTCGTTTTACTGTGAGTATTAA
- a CDS encoding alpha/beta hydrolase-fold protein: MHIPRKLFLALTFALCSLAAFGQQTQHLFFRVTVGPQFTAPVSGRLLVFLTSGTGAKEVDENPFAPTAVYVAAREISDVAAGASVDIDTDDLAFPAGFSSLKHGDYQAQAVLDVNRNYNYGGRSAGDLISEVVPLASFTPGQGTEPIFTLNNVVPERPAGQNPPGFDKNAHVEDFVSPALTAFSGRPTHIRAWVITPPDYDEHPKDRYPTVYWTHGFGAPFEYERISGGLMLDMMAKHKLPPMIWVMLDESCATGTHEFADSVNNGPWGTALTTEYIPYLEKKYRMDGRPSGRFLQGHSSGGWATLQLQIDYPTIFGGTWSTSPDPSDFHDFTGVDLYAPHANIYKHPDGTPYPLIRDHAKVIGTFEQFAKNERVLGPYGGQIASFEWVFSPRGSDGRPVPMFDRETGDIDPAVVSYWHDHYDLAHIVQTTWAKRGSELRSKIHVIVGTADTFYLDGAAHKMEAVLKGLGADAHFTYIPDRTHFDLYTTYPAGGDPKGDRRGLFTQIGSEMYSVARPRANWQPAE, translated from the coding sequence ATGCACATTCCCCGTAAGCTCTTTCTTGCTCTTACATTTGCGCTGTGTTCGCTCGCCGCCTTTGGACAGCAGACCCAGCACCTGTTCTTTCGCGTGACCGTGGGGCCGCAATTCACCGCTCCGGTATCTGGCAGGCTTCTTGTTTTCCTCACCTCGGGAACAGGCGCAAAGGAAGTTGACGAGAATCCATTTGCCCCGACGGCTGTCTACGTTGCGGCACGGGAAATATCCGATGTCGCTGCGGGAGCGTCGGTGGATATCGACACAGACGATCTCGCGTTTCCTGCCGGCTTTTCCTCGTTGAAACATGGCGACTATCAGGCTCAGGCCGTGCTCGATGTGAATCGCAATTACAATTACGGCGGTCGTAGTGCCGGTGACCTCATCAGCGAGGTCGTGCCTCTCGCCTCTTTCACGCCGGGACAGGGCACCGAACCCATATTCACGCTGAACAACGTCGTTCCCGAGCGCCCCGCCGGGCAAAATCCTCCCGGCTTCGATAAGAATGCGCACGTCGAAGACTTCGTGAGTCCCGCCCTCACAGCATTTTCAGGTCGGCCTACTCATATTCGCGCATGGGTCATCACACCACCCGACTACGACGAGCACCCGAAAGACCGCTATCCAACCGTCTACTGGACGCACGGCTTCGGTGCACCGTTCGAATACGAGAGAATCTCTGGCGGTCTGATGCTCGACATGATGGCGAAACACAAACTGCCGCCCATGATCTGGGTAATGCTCGATGAATCTTGCGCCACCGGAACACACGAATTCGCCGACTCCGTCAACAACGGTCCGTGGGGAACTGCCCTCACGACCGAATACATTCCTTACCTTGAGAAGAAATACCGCATGGATGGCCGCCCCAGCGGTCGATTCCTTCAAGGCCACTCCTCCGGTGGATGGGCAACCCTTCAGTTGCAGATAGATTACCCCACAATCTTCGGCGGAACTTGGTCTACCTCGCCCGATCCTAGCGACTTCCACGATTTCACCGGCGTCGATCTCTACGCGCCGCATGCCAATATCTATAAGCATCCCGACGGAACGCCGTACCCACTCATTCGCGATCACGCCAAGGTGATCGGTACGTTTGAACAGTTCGCAAAGAACGAGCGCGTCTTGGGTCCATACGGCGGGCAGATCGCTTCATTCGAGTGGGTCTTCTCGCCACGGGGATCCGACGGCCGGCCGGTTCCGATGTTCGATCGCGAAACCGGAGACATCGATCCTGCCGTTGTGTCGTACTGGCACGATCACTACGATCTCGCGCATATAGTCCAGACTACTTGGGCGAAGCGCGGTTCCGAATTACGCAGCAAAATTCACGTCATCGTTGGTACAGCCGACACTTTCTATCTGGACGGGGCCGCGCACAAGATGGAAGCGGTGCTAAAAGGGCTCGGCGCCGACGCGCACTTTACCTATATCCCGGATCGAACCCACTTCGATCTCTACACCACGTATCCCGCCGGAGGCGATCCCAAGGGTGACCGTCGCGGCCTCTTCACGCAGATCGGTTCGGAGATGTACTCGGTCGCGCGGCCGCGTGCGAACTGGCAGCCTGCCGAGTAG
- a CDS encoding OmpA family protein, whose product MTYRTASLYPALFLACISTVIAAQEPNPTSHPDQQAHPQVEMRDGIAYYKVQVVERNLPAIDYFHRSGATHIGFEGTSMLPQAKGEAKVESNNGRTSIDVEIENLSPANGFGPEYLTYVLWAISPEGRPVNLGEVLPTGSRDKSHITATTNLQSFGLMVTAEPYFAVTMPSDLVVAQNVVIGSTAGIVSPVNAHFTLLPRGAYANTAGRHTVLHPITRKERTPLELYEAENAVMIATAAGAEQYAPESIAKANTDLQNAEDLNLHKSNSKETITYARNAVQTAEDARIMTIRKIKEEDDAAQRAARVQAEQNAQTAQDQARQAQLAQQQAEQAQQEAQLHQQQEAAQRAQAEAAAAEAQARARQAQLAQQQAEQSAQQASQQAEQARERLRTQLNAVLQTQETARGLIMNLSDVLFDFNKYTLKPEAREKLAKISGILLAYPDLKVQVEGYTDNIGSDDYNQNLSEKRANGVRDYLVSQSVAEANITAEGYGKSNPIADNSTNSGRAQNRRVALVVSGASIGIGHEQPPAAQVAPQPQPPAQEVTPAKPSVPSTVIPQ is encoded by the coding sequence ATGACCTATAGAACTGCTAGCTTATATCCGGCCTTGTTTCTAGCGTGCATTTCAACTGTGATCGCAGCCCAGGAACCCAATCCCACCTCGCACCCAGATCAACAAGCACATCCTCAGGTGGAGATGCGCGACGGCATTGCCTACTACAAAGTTCAGGTCGTCGAGCGCAATCTTCCCGCGATTGATTATTTTCATCGTTCAGGCGCAACCCATATCGGATTTGAGGGCACCTCGATGCTGCCCCAGGCCAAAGGGGAAGCGAAAGTCGAATCGAACAATGGCCGAACCTCGATCGACGTCGAAATTGAAAATCTATCTCCCGCAAACGGCTTTGGACCCGAATACCTGACCTACGTGCTGTGGGCCATCTCGCCGGAAGGTCGTCCCGTCAATCTCGGCGAAGTGCTACCCACCGGCTCACGAGATAAAAGCCACATCACTGCCACCACCAATCTGCAATCCTTCGGATTGATGGTAACTGCAGAGCCCTACTTCGCTGTTACGATGCCCAGTGATCTTGTGGTCGCGCAGAATGTTGTCATCGGCAGCACCGCCGGCATCGTCAGCCCTGTGAATGCGCACTTCACTCTTCTGCCCCGCGGAGCATACGCGAATACTGCTGGACGTCATACGGTCCTGCATCCAATCACCCGCAAAGAGCGCACTCCGCTTGAACTTTACGAAGCCGAAAATGCGGTAATGATTGCCACTGCTGCCGGCGCGGAACAGTACGCACCGGAAAGCATCGCGAAAGCCAATACCGATCTTCAGAATGCTGAAGACTTGAACCTTCACAAGAGCAACAGCAAAGAAACGATCACGTACGCCCGCAATGCCGTGCAAACCGCTGAAGACGCGCGCATCATGACCATCCGCAAGATCAAGGAAGAAGATGATGCGGCACAGCGCGCCGCTCGTGTTCAGGCGGAACAGAATGCGCAAACGGCACAGGATCAGGCGCGGCAGGCTCAACTTGCGCAGCAGCAGGCAGAGCAGGCCCAACAGGAGGCGCAATTGCACCAACAACAGGAAGCTGCGCAGCGAGCACAGGCCGAAGCGGCAGCAGCTGAAGCCCAGGCGCGGGCGCGTCAAGCTCAGTTGGCGCAGCAGCAGGCCGAACAGAGCGCACAGCAAGCGTCTCAGCAAGCCGAGCAGGCTCGCGAACGCCTTCGCACGCAGTTGAACGCCGTGCTGCAGACGCAGGAGACAGCCCGCGGCCTGATCATGAATTTATCTGACGTCTTATTCGATTTCAATAAGTACACACTCAAGCCGGAGGCACGCGAGAAGCTCGCCAAGATTTCAGGAATTCTGCTTGCTTATCCCGATCTGAAAGTGCAAGTGGAGGGTTATACCGATAACATCGGGTCCGACGACTACAACCAGAACCTCTCGGAGAAGCGTGCCAACGGAGTTCGTGACTACCTGGTCTCTCAGAGCGTAGCGGAAGCGAATATAACCGCTGAAGGATACGGCAAGAGCAACCCCATCGCGGATAACTCCACGAACAGCGGTCGCGCTCAAAATCGTCGTGTCGCGCTCGTCGTCTCCGGTGCGTCCATTGGCATCGGTCACGAGCAGCCACCGGCGGCTCAGGTTGCGCCGCAACCGCAGCCGCCCGCTCAAGAGGTCACGCCGGCCAAGCCCTCAGTGCCATCAACGGTTATTCCCCAATAG
- a CDS encoding carboxypeptidase-like regulatory domain-containing protein translates to MLIQRVLMRALLAFSLIVPLCGQMILAQTYTLSGKVSDSAGNAVAGAKVFTKSVANGKTFTAETGSDGMYSIPDLAGGDYEVSAVAGELQASPIKVTLAAAQTTDLTVVPVAHRVDTVPGAPPPQQTPPAPPDAPSLSDLGFTPQQTQSNTQLQATLSKRTEMLKIHQRLGLITVIPTAAAVFTGPMAKAKGKNGQIISEPTDANLDFHAALGGLTTALYFTTASYAIFAPRIPNNPKHGGIRWHETLAWVHGPGMILTPVLGYMAYKQENSGEKPHGIAAQHGTVAYVTAIAYGTSIIAVSWPIHIKFWEK, encoded by the coding sequence ATGTTGATCCAAAGGGTGTTGATGCGCGCTCTTTTGGCATTCTCACTCATCGTGCCTCTATGCGGGCAAATGATCCTTGCGCAGACTTATACTCTATCCGGCAAGGTAAGTGACTCAGCCGGTAATGCTGTTGCGGGTGCGAAAGTTTTCACGAAGAGCGTGGCGAATGGAAAGACGTTTACCGCAGAAACCGGCTCCGATGGTATGTACTCCATCCCCGACCTTGCAGGCGGCGATTACGAAGTGTCTGCAGTTGCCGGCGAACTGCAGGCTTCGCCAATCAAGGTGACATTGGCCGCAGCGCAAACCACGGATCTTACCGTCGTTCCGGTTGCTCACCGTGTTGACACTGTACCTGGTGCGCCCCCGCCGCAGCAGACTCCGCCAGCACCGCCAGATGCTCCGTCGCTGTCCGATCTCGGTTTCACGCCGCAGCAGACCCAGTCGAATACACAATTGCAGGCGACGCTTTCCAAGCGAACCGAGATGCTGAAGATTCATCAACGCCTGGGATTGATCACAGTGATTCCCACGGCTGCCGCAGTGTTCACCGGTCCGATGGCAAAGGCCAAGGGGAAGAACGGCCAGATCATTAGCGAGCCGACCGACGCAAATCTCGATTTTCACGCAGCCCTCGGCGGACTAACCACCGCGCTCTACTTCACCACCGCGTCCTATGCAATTTTCGCTCCGCGCATTCCTAACAATCCAAAACATGGCGGCATACGCTGGCACGAGACGCTAGCCTGGGTACACGGGCCGGGTATGATCCTCACGCCCGTTCTTGGCTACATGGCCTATAAGCAGGAGAACTCCGGCGAGAAGCCGCACGGGATAGCCGCACAGCATGGCACCGTTGCTTATGTCACTGCGATTGCCTATGGAACATCGATCATCGCCGTCTCCTGGCCAATCCACATCAAGTTCTGGGAGAAGTAA